The genomic region ACGGCTTCGTGCCCCGGCTGCGGAAGCGGAGCGTTGAAGCTTCGCGCCGGCACGTCGCCCGCGACAGGCGCATAGCCCATCGGCAGCATGCCGTAGACCGGCGCGAGGTCCAGCGTGTCGTCGTCGCGCGGCAGGAACGACAGGTTGCCGAGGTGCATGTCGGCGTTCGCGATGAACCGGCCGAAGGCGTCGAGCCAGCGCACGCGCTCCACGATATCGGGCGAGATCCATCGCAGCGCCGCGAGGCGTTGCGCGGCTTCGACCCAGCGACCCGCGCCGGCGGGGAGGCTCAGGTATTCGGCGTTGAGCGCGGCGAGCGAGACGACCGCGCGCCGTCCGCGCGCTCCGATGCGATCGAACCGGACGACTTCGAGGAACACGCGGGAGCCGCCTTCGACGATCTCCGACGCCGCGGCGTCGATCCCGCGCGCGCGGAGCGTCTCGAGCGCGAGGTGCTCGCACGCGAGGAGATCGCACCAGCGGCGCGCGCTCGGCGAAAACTCCGACGGCGAGAACTTCACCAGCGCGTGCCGCGCGGCGTCCGACGTTCCCACGAGCGCGCCGAACTTGGGCTCTGCCCCGCCGACGAGCGCGCCGGGCGTCACGCCGGCGATCGCATCGTTCGCGAGCATCGGATAGACGCGCGCGCGGTCGTCCCGGGGCACCGGTTCCCGGTCGCGCGCGAGCGACTCGTAGTTTCGGCGCGCGGACGCTTCGCCGAGGACGAGGTCGCCGGGAAGATCCTCGCCTGCGTGGAGGAGCGCCACGAGCGTGTCGTCGTCGGACCAGTCGTCCGGACGGTCGGGCAGCCGCAACTCGGCGTGGCGACGGGCGAACGATTGCCCGAGGAAGCCCTTGGGACGCGCGTCGAAGCACGGGAGCGGCAGGCCGGCGAAGACGCCGTCGCCGCGTCCACCACGCATCCACCGCGGCAGCGGGGCCGCATCGTGGACGCAGCAGCCGGCCGGCGCCAGCGCGGTCGCGCGTCCGAGGCGGACCATCGATCCGTCGGGCGCGACGCGGAAGAACGGGAACCCGGAACCCAGGTCGCGGATCGGGCGGGTCGCGGCGTAGCGTCGGGCGCGCGTCGCTCCGATGCGCACGATGCTGTCGCCGGCGCGCGCCACCAGCCGGGAGAAGCTCGCTTGCGACCCCACGCCCAGGGCCCGCATCAGCGGTGCGGCGGTCGAAAGCGGCGACCGGCGCAGTTCGGCCACGAGGGCGGACACGTCGCTGGCAGTCGTCACCGAAGGTGCGTCACCGGATCCAAAGTGGATGAATTGTCAGTCAGTGACCTATTTGCTGTCAATGATTTACATTGGCCAATCCGAGAAATTCAGAATGAATCGCTCGGACTGAACGCAACCGAGCCGCTCGGCTCGCTGACTCTGCGTGCTCATCTTGGGTCAAGTCGAAATGGTTGAATCACTGGATGAAATAGCCACGGCAGTGCATGATGTATGTGCTTGAATATCAGTGAATTGCGCACATGCAAGCGCCTGGATGAATGAATCCACCGCCCGGCAGGAGGTCAGTCGTCCTGCGCCGCCACCCGAACCGCGTACCCGCCCGACTTCTCGTCGCGCTCCAGCGTCAGTGCCCCCGCGTCGCGGGCCGCCTCGAGCATGGCGTTGAACGACCGGAAGCCGTAGTAGCTCTCGGCGAACCCCGGCCGGACCCGCTTCAGCGCCTGCTTCACCATCGACCCCCAGACCTTGTCGTCGCCGCCACGCTCGGAGGCGAGCGCCTCCACGGTCCCGACGATGAGGTCGATCGCCTCCCCCCGTCGCGCGTCGTCGGACTTCGCGGCCGGCGGCGGCGCGGGGTCGTCCGCCGGGGGCTCGGCCTTCGCGGCCTTCGCCCCGCTCGCCGCGGCCTTCGCGGGCGCCTTGGCCCGCGGGGTCCCGGCCTTCTTCGCCGCGCGCTTCCTCTGCTCGCGCACGAGGTCGTCGTAGTAGATGAACTCGTCGCAGTTCGCGATCAGGAGGTCCGAGGTCGAGTTCTTGACGCCGACGCCGATGACCGTCTTGTCGTTCTCGCGCAGCTTCGACACCAGCGGCGAGAAGTCCGAGTCGCCGCTGATGATGACGAAGGTGTCGACGTGCTCCTTGGTGTAGCAGAGGTCGAGCGCGTCGACGACCATCCGGATGTCGGCGGAGTTCTTGCCCGACTGGCGCACGTGCGGGATCTCGATCAGCTCGAAGCTCGCCTCGTGCATCGGCGCCTTGAACGCCTTGTAGCGCTCCCAGTCGCAGTACGCCTTCTTGACGACGATCGAGCCCTTGAGCAGCAGGCGCTCGAGCACCTTCTTGATGTCGAACTTCTCGTAGTTCGCGTCGCGCACGCCGAGCGCGACGTTCTCGAAGTCGCAGAACAGCGCCATGTTGGAAGTGTCGCTCTCGCGGGCCATCATGGCCTCCAGGGTTCGGCGGGTGCGCCACGATACCACCCGCCTGTGGGAAACTGGGGTCGGACTCGACTTCCCAAGCGCGCGGGAAACCAGGGTCAGACTCGACTTCCCGGACGCGTTTCGTTCAGAGCACCCTGTTCCGGAAGAGTCGAGTCTGACCCTGCTTTCCCTGCCTTCCCCCGAACGATGAACGCTCCGCCCCGTCCGCTGTCCGCCGTCGAGGCCCGCGTGCTCGGCGTCCTCGTCGAGAAGGAACGCACGGTGCCCGACAGCTACCCGCTGTCGCTCAACGCGATCGTGCTGGGCGCCAACCAGAAGACGAGCCGCTCGCCGACGATGGAGCTGGCGGAAACCGACGCGCAGGCGGCGCTCGACGCATTGAAGGGCCTGTCGCTCGTCGTCGAGACCTCCGGCGGACGCGTGATGCGCTACGCCCACAACCTGCCGCGCGCGCTCGCGATTCCCTCGGAGTCGGCGGCGATCGTCGCCACGCTGATGCTCCGCGGCCCGCAGACACCCGGCGAGCTGCGCATCAACTCCGAGCGCCTCCATCGTTTCGCCGACGTCTCGTCGGTCGAGGCCTGCCTCGCCGAACTCGCCGCGCGTCCGGCGGGCGCGCTGGTCGTCGAGCTGCCGCGCGCGAGCGGCGCGCGTGAACGCCGCTGGGCGCACCTCTTGTCCGGAGCGCCTGCGGCGGTCGCGGACGCACCTTCGCCGGCCGATCGCGCGCACGACGGCGATCGCCTCGCCGCGCTGGAGGCCCGCGTCGAGCGGCTGGAGCGCGCGCTCTCCGAGATCCGCGGCTCGCGCGACGCGTAGCCTGCGCGGCGCCAGCATTGCCCGATCCCAGTCGCGCGGGCACAATCGCAACCCCGGCGCGCACCGCCAGCCCCTTCCCCGAACCGGACATGGACATCCAGACGTTCTACGAAGCCAGCAAGCCCATCGTGATCGCCTTCGCGCTCAAGGTCGCGGGCGCGCTCGCGATCTACATCGTCGGCCGCTGGCTGATCGGCTTCGCGACCGGGCTCATCACGCGCGCGCTGGAACGCCACAAGACCGAACCCACGATCATCCGCTACATCGCGAACGTGATCGCGGTGGCGCTGAACGTGCTGCTGGTGATCGGCATCCTCGGCTACTTCGGGGTCGAGACGACGTCGTTCGCGGCGCTCATCGCCGCCCTGGGCATCGCGATCGGCGCGGCGTGGGGCGGGCTCCTGTCGAACTTCGCGGCCGGCGCGTTCATCCTGGTGCTGCGTCCGTTCAAGGTCGGCGATTACGTGAACGCCGGCGACGTCGAAGGCACGGTCCGCGCGATCGGATTGTTCTCGACCGCGATCGACACGCCCGACAACGTGCAGACCTACGTCGGCAACGCGAAGATCATGGGCGGCAACATCCGCAACTTCTCGGTGAACCCCCATCGCCGCGTCGAACTCACCGCGCAGCTCGACCACACCGTCGACCCGATGGACGCGATCGCCCGCCTGAAGGAGGTGCTGCCGTCGATCGCCAACGTCGAGCAGTCGCCCGCACCCGACGTCGAGATCCTGGGATTCAACGAGCGCGGTACGCAGCTCGCGGTGCGACCCTACACGCACACCAACCACTACTGGCAGGTGTACTTCGACACCAACAAGGCGATCCGCCAGACGTTCGCGGCCGCGGGCTACCCGGTGCCCGAGGAGTACACGCGCGAACGCGAAGTCTGAACCGATCTTCCGCAGGAGAACGCGATGGGCATGCTCGACGGTTTGCTGGGACAGATCCTTTCGGGAGCGATGCAGCCGGGAGCGGCCGACGACGGCGGCCTGCCCGGGATGAGCGGCATGGGACGCGCGTCCGGCGGCATGGGCGGTCTGGGCGGCCTGGAATCGATCCTGGGCGGTGGTGGCGGCGGCGCGGGCATGGCGGGCGCCGCGGGAGCCGGCGGCCTGATGGCGGTGCTGCTCCAGATGCTGCAGCAGAACGGCGGAATCGGCGGAGTGCTCTCGCAGTTCCAGCAGGCCGGCTACGGCAAGCAGGCGGACTCCTGGGTGGCGAACGGGCAGAACATGCCGATCAACGGCGACATCCTCTCGAAGGTGCTGGGTTCGGGGCAGCTCGACCAGATCGCGCAGCAGCTCGGCATGTCGCGCGGCCAGGCCGCCGACCAGATGGCTTCCGCGCTCCCCGACGTGGTCAACCACATGACGCCGAAGGGAAGCGTGCCGTCGAACGGCGACGACCTCGTCAATCGCGCGCTCGAGATGCTGCAGCGCGGAGGACGGTAGCGTCGGAACTCGGCAGGCACGGTGCTTGCCTTCCCCGAGGCGGGGAATATTCCGCTGGACCGGACGAGGCTCGCGCCGCGACGATACTCCGTGCACCACGCGGACGCACCCGCTGTCCGTATCCATCGGAGGTTTCATGCGCACGCTCGCCACTCTCGTTCTCGCCGCTTCGATCGCTTTCCCCGCCTGGGCGCAGCCGGGCGGCGGCATGCACGGCGAGTCCCTGCCCGCATCCGTGATCGTCGAGGCGTCGACCGACGCGATGAAGACCAACGTCACGACCGACATCACCGACATCTGGTGGCTCGAGTCCGAGTCCGGCTGGGGCATCCAGTTCGTCCACAACCGCAACATCCTCTTCGCCACATTGTTCGTGTACGGCGCGGGCAACGTGCCGACCTTCCTGGTCGCCGTGCTGGAGAGCACGACCTTCGGCGGCGGCACCTTCACCGGACCCCTCTACGCGACGACGGGTTCGCCCTACGGCGCGCCGTGGAATCCAGCCGCGGTGTCCGATGCCGTGGTCGGCACGATGACCTTCCAGCTCACCGGCATCGGGACCGGCAACCTCAGCTACAACGTCGGCGCGACCAACGTCTCGAAGGTGATCAGCCGCCAGACGCTGCGGTTCGAGGACAATTCCGGCGACTACCTCCTCACCGACACGTACAGCGGCACGGGCTCCGGCGGCTGCGGGACCGGCGCGGAACAGGGCACGCTGAACGTCGTGCAGTCCGGCGCCTCCGCCACGCTCACGATCAACTGGGACGGCAACCTCTGCACGTTCCCGACCACCTACTCGCAGACCGGCCGGTTCGGGCAATACCAGGGAACGATGTCGTGCTCGAACGGCACGACCGGGACCGCGAACTTCTTCGAGGTGCACAACCGGGTGAAGATGCTGACCGGTCGCTATTCGATCTCGAACAGCCTCGGCTGCAGCTACCAGGGCCGGTTCGCCGCGATCGCGCCGACGCCGTAGCGGTCGGTCGCAGCTCAGCGGCGGTTACGCGCGAAGCGGCGGCATCGCCTTCGCGCCCGGCCGGCCCAGGCGCTCGCGCACGAGGTCGATCGCCGCGCGCAGGGCATAGACCTGGCCCGCCGCCGAACCGGGGAAGGCCGCCTCGTTCAACTGCGCCTCGAGTTCGTCGAGCCGGGGCAGGAAACCGGCGATCCGCTCCGGCGACGGCGAATCGCCGATTTCGTCCTCGAGTTCCCCCAGGCGCGCGTACCAGCGCCCGATGCGCGCGTTGATCCGGTACTCGTAGAGCACCGGCATGAACCGCAGCACCGGCAGCAGCACGGCGAAGATCGGAATGAGGAGCAGGATCAGTCGATCGGCGAGGTTCGCGAGCCAGTACGGCAGGTAGCGCTTGAGGAACGGCTTGCCCGAACGGTAGAAGCGCTCGGCTTCGTCGGCGAGCGGCACGTCCTGGTTGCGCGCGTTCGGAAACTGCCCGGCGTCCGCGACGATCGAATGCGCGCCGTGGATCGAACTCGCGGCGTCGAGCAGCAGGTACATGAGCGCCGGATGCAGGTCGCTTCGCACCAGAAGGTTCGCGTTGACGGCGATCGTGTGCACGTCCGCGCGCGGCAGGTCGCGCGCGAGGTCCGACACGCCGCGCGGCACCACGAAGTTCGAGATCGCCCCGGACCGCCGCGCGTACGCGTCGCCGCGGACGAACGGCAGCACATGCACCTGCGGCATCGCGAGCAGGCGGACGATGACCGGCGACGCCGGCCCGGCGATGAAGAACGCCGCGTCGATCTCGCCGCGCTCCAGCGCGTCGGCGGCCTCGGCGCCGGTCGTCAGGACCAGCGTCGCGCCGTTGGCCGGGATGCCGCTCGCGTCGAGCAACCAGCGCGCGAGCGGGCGCAGGCCGCTGCCCTGCGGGCCGATCGCGATGCGGCGGCCCTCGAGGTCGCGCAGCATCTTCGCGCCGATGCCGTCGCGCACGAACACCCACACGACCTCGGGGTAGAGGGCGCCGAGCGAGGCGACCGGAGACTCGGCGCCTTCGGGCACCGGCGGGAGCGTGCCGCCCTGCACGAACGCCGCGTCCGCCTGCCCGCTCGCGAGGCGTTCGGCGTTCTGGACCGAGCCGTTCGAGTTCAGGAGTTCGATCGTGACGCCGTTCGCGCGGAAGAATTCGCGGTAGCGTTCGCCGTAGCGGGCGTAGTCGCCCCCCGCCGCGCCCGACGACAGGACGAGATGGTCGGGCGGCGCGGGCTGCACGAAGCGCAGCGTGAACCAGAACGCCAAGGCGACCAGCGCCGCCATCGGCACGCCGATCACCACCGCATCGCGCCACGAGATGTGGTTGACGTCGATGCGGCGTCGCGCGTTCGGTTGCCCGGGCGTCATGGCGGCGGTAGCGTAGCAGAGGCCGGCGCCGTCGTCCGCGCGTGCGACAATCCGCCCTCGTCCCGCAAGCCGACCCCGCCTTGAATGCCCCGTCGCTGGTGGTCGCCCTCGTGCTCGGCGTCGTCGAGGGCCTGACCGAGTTCCTGCCGGTGTCCTCGACCGGCCACCTGATCGTCGCGGGGTCGCTCCTCGACTACACCGGCGAGCGCGCCAAGGTGTTCGAGATCGCGATCCAGTCGGGCGCGATGCTCGCCGTCGTCTGGGAATACCGCAGGCGCTTCCGGGGCGCCATCACGGGCATCGCGACCGACCGCGCCGCGCAGCGCTTCGCCCTCCATCTCGCGATCGCGTTCGTTCCCGCGGCCGCGCTCGGGCTGGCGATGGGCCACGCCATCAAGGCGGCGCTGTTCGCGCCGGTGCCGGTCGCCATCGCGTTCATCGCCGGCGCGTTCGTGATCCTGTGGGCCGAGCGTCGCGTGAAGGCGAATCCGGCGAGCGTGCGCGTCGCCGAGGTCGACCAGATGACCGCGGCCGATGCGCTCAAGGTCGGCATCGCGCAGGCCTTCGCGCTGATTCCGGGCACGTCGCGCTCGGGCGCGACGATCATCGGCGGCATGCTGTTCGGGCTCTCGCGCAAGGCGGCGACCGAGTTTTCGTTCTTCCTCGCGGTCCCGACGCTCCTCGCCGCCGGCGCGTACTCGCTGTGGAAGAGCCGCGACCTCCTCTCCGCCGCCGACGTTCCGGCGTTCTCGGTCGGATTCGTCGCTTCGTTCGTCTCGGCGTTCGCCTGCATCCGCTGGTTCCTGCGCTACGTCAGCCGGAACGACTTCGTGCCCTTCGCGTGGTACCGCATCGCGTTCGGCGTCCTGATCCTCGCGACCGCGTGGAGCGGCACCGTGCGCTGGTCGTGAGTTCCGTCCCCGACGACGCCGCTCGCCGTGTCGCATCCCGTGCGGGCGCGGACCCGTGGATCGGCCCCGCGTGCGCGATGCTCGGCACGCTCGGATTCTCGTTCAAGGCGATCCTGATCAAGCTCGCGTACGCGGCGGCGCCGGTCGACGCGATCACGCTGCTCGCGCTGCGCATGCTCTATTCGGCGCCGCTGTTCGTCGTCATGGCGTGGTGGGCCGGCCGGAACGCCGGGCCGATCGAGCGGCGCGACCTCCTCGCGCTCCTCGGGCTCGGCTTCCTCGGCTACTACCTCGCGAGCCTGCTCGACTTCATCGGGCTGCGCTACATCACGGCCTCGCTCGAACGGCTGATCCTCTACCTGTATCCGACGATGGTGGTGATCCTGTCGGCGCTCTTCCTGCGCAAGCCGGTCACGCGGCGCGCGGCCGGCGCGCTCGCGCTGTCCTACGCGGGCATCGCGCTCGTGTTCCGCCACGACGCCACCGTAGGCGACGCGACCGGCACATTGGTGGGCGGAGGGCTCGTCTTCGCGGGCGCGCTCGCCTACGCCGTCTACCTCGTGACCGCGGGCGGCGTGATCGGCCGCATCGGCTCGATGCGGTTCACCGCGCTCGCGATGCTCGCCTCGACGGCGTTCGTGCTCGCGCACTTCGCCATCGCGCAGCCGCTCTCCGCGCTCGACGTGGCGCCGCGCATCCACCTGCTCTCGCTCGCGATGGCGGTGTTCTCGACCGTCGTTCCCACCTGGCTCGTCGCCGAGGCGATCCGCCGGCTCGGCGCGAACGGCACGTCGCTCGTCGGCTCGCTGGGGCCGGTGTTCACGATCGCGTTGGGCGCGATGCTCCTCGACGAACCCATCGAAGCGATCCAGATCGCCGGCGCCGCGCTCGTGCTGGCCGGCGTCGCGCTCGTCAGCGCGAAACCGCCCGGTCAGGTCGAGCCGCGCTGAATCCCGCGCGGCGCCGCGATGGCGGCGCCCGAAGCGTAGAATGTCGGCGAGTCCCGTTTCGCCGCATCGTCAGGAGTCGACCATGTCCCCCGATACCATCGACCGCGCGTCCCCGGCGCTCGCGGATGCTTCGCTGTTCCGGCAGCAATGCTACGTCGACGGCCGCTGGCACGACGCGAAGAGCGGCAGGACCTTCGACGTCGTCGATCCGGCGACCGGCCGCAGGATCGGCACCGTGCCGGACTGCGGCGCCGCCGAGACGCGCAGCGCGATCGGCGCGGCGACGCGGGCTTTTCCCGGCTGGGCGGCGAAGACAGCGAAGGAGCGCAGCAACATCCTGCGCCGCTGGTTCGACCTCATCACCGCGAACGCCGGCGACCTCGCGCTCCTCCTGACCACCGAGCAGGGCAAGCCCCTCGCCGAGTCGAAGGGCGAGGTGGGAATCGCCGCGGCCTACGTCGAGTGGTTCTCCGAGGAGGCGCGCCGCGTCTACGGCGAGGTGATCCCGACCGCGTGGCCGGACCGGCGCCTCGTCGTGATCAAGCAGCCGGTCGGCGTGTGCGCGGCGATCACGCCGTGGAACTTCCCCTGCTCGATGGTCGCGCGCAAGGTCGCGCCGGCCCTCGCGGCGGGCTGCACCGTCGTGATCAAGCCAGCGGAGGCGACGCCGTACTCCGCGTTCGCGCTCGCGGAACTCGCGCACCGCGCGGGCTTCCCGCCCGGCGTGCTGAACGTGGTCACCGGCGACGCGCCGGCGATCGGCGGCGAGCTGTGCGCGAACCCCGACGTGCGCAAGCTCTCGTTCACCGGATCGACCGAGGTCGGCCGCCTCCTGATGGCGCAGGTCGCGCCGACGATCAAGAAGCTCTCGCTCGAACTCGGCGGCAATGCGCCGTTCATCGTCTTCGACGACGCCGACCTCGACGCCGCGGCCGACGGCGCGATCGTCTCGAAGTACCGCAACGCCGGCCAGACCTGCGTGTGCGCGAACCGGTTCTTCGTCCACGAGAAGGTCTACGACGCGTTCGCGGCGAAGCTCGCCGAGCGCGTCCGCAGGATCGAGGTCGGTCCGGGCACGAAGGCCGGCGTCGCGCAGGGCCCGCTCATCAACGCCGAGGCGATCGCGAAGGTCGAGGACCACGTCGCCGACGCGACCGCGCAGGGCGCGAGCGTGCTCACCGGCGGGCGCCGTCACGCGCTCGGCGGGACGTTCTTCGAGCCGACGGTCCTCGCCGGGGTGACGCCGGCGATGAAGATCTTCCGCGAGGAGACCTTCGGCCCGGTCGCGCCGCTGATCTCCTTCTCGCGCGACGACGAGGTGGTCGAACTCGCGAACCGCACCGAGTTCGGACTCGCCTGCTACTTCTTCGCACGCGACGTCGGGCGCGCCTGGCGCGTCGCCGAGGCGCTCGACTACGGCATGGTGGGCGTCAACACCGGCCTCATCACGACCGAGGTTGCCCCGTTCGGCGGCGTCAAGCAGTCGGGCCTCGGGCGCGAAGGCTCGAAGCACGGCATCGAGGAGTACGTCGAGATCAAGTACATCGCCTTCGGCGGGCTCGGGCAGTAGCCGGGGGTCAGCCCCCTCGCGTCGCCGCTACCATCCGGTCGGCAGCTTCCGCTCGATGGTGATCGTGCGGTCCTCGATCGAGAGGTAGCCGCCGGCGGTCAGGTCCTTGAACAGCTTGCCGATCATGTCGCGCGACGCGCCGACGCGCTCGGCGATCGCCTGCTGCGTCAGCTTCTCGGGCACGACGTGGCGCCCGTCGTCGGTCGGAACGGCGAGCGCGTTCAGCAGGCGCACGAGGCGGCCGTAGACGTCGGTGAGCGCGAGGCTCTTCACGTCCTCGGTCGTCTGCCGCACGCGCATGATCAGCTTCTCGATCAGGTGCAGCGCGAAGTCGGGGTTCTTCAGGATGAACTCGCGGAACTGCTCGCGGTGCACGACGGCGCACACGGTCGGCTCGATGGTCACGACCGATGCCGAGCGCACGCCGCCGTCGAGCGTCATCTCGCCCACGTACTCGCCCGCGCCGTGGAACGCGATCGCGAACTCGCGCCCCTGCGCGTTGCTCGCGTAGACCTTCACCCGCCCGGACAGCACGATGTAGAGCGCGTCGCCCGAGTCGCCCTCGTGGATGAGGACGGTGTTCTTCGGGAACGTGCGCACGACGCCGGTCTCGGCGATCGCGCGCAGCGTCGCCTCCTCGAGGGGCGCGAACGGATCCTGCGGAATCGGCGGCGCGGGCACGTGGGACGGCGTCGTGGGCGGCGTGGCGACGCCGGATGCTAGCACGCGTCAGAAGTCAGTTGACAGTTGGCAGTTGACAGTGGCGCCGGAGTCTCCGGTGGCGGCGCATCGAGCGGCTTTCGCTGTCCTGGTGGGTCGGGCTTCAGCCCGACGGGGTTCGCCGCATCGAAGCGAAAGGCGTCCGACTGAAGTCGGACCCACAATCGTCCGGCTTCAAGCCGGACCCACGAGCGATCCGCGGCTTTCGCCTTCCTGGTGGGTCGGGCTTCAGCCCGACGGGGTTCGTGCGCATGGGCAGCATCGCGTCGGCCTGAAGGCCGACCCACAACGGTGGCGCGCTTGTCGGCCTGAAGGCCGACCCACCACTCTCCCCCGTAGGTCGGGCTTCAGCCCGACGGGGTTCGCCGCGTCGAAGCGAAAGGCATCCGACCGAAGTCGCACCTGTGGCGAGCCCTCCGCAGCCGGAATCCCGTGGTCCTGCGGTCAATCGATCTTGCGCCGGTCCTCGATGACCTTGCCGTCGTTCGCGAGCGCGCCGGGCGGGTGGAACGCCACTTCGCCGCGCAGCTTGGTGACGTCGCGGATCGACGCGACGATGGCTTCCGCGTGCGACGACGCGTGGTCGGCGACCTCGACGTGCAGTGTCATGCGGTCCTGCGCGTCGGGGTTGTCGACGACGAGACGGGCACGCAGGATCTCGGAGTGGCGCCGCGCGATCGCGTCGACCTGCGCCGGATGCACGAACATGCCCTTGACCTTCGTGGTCTGGTCCGCGCGTCCCATCCAGCCGCGGATGCGGAGATTGGTGCGGCCGCAGGGCGAGCGGCCGGGCAGCACCGCGGAGAGATCGCCGGTCCCGAAGCGCACCATCGGATAGTCGGCGTTCACGAGTTCGGTGACGACGACTTCGCCGACCTCGCCGTCGGGCACCGGGTCGCCGGTACCGGGACGCACGATCTCGACCAGCACGCCCTCGTCGACGATGAGGCCCTCGCGCGCGGGCGACTCGTAGGCGATGCTGCCCAGATCGGCCGTCGCGTAGCACTGGTAGGCCGCGATCCCGCGCGCGGCGAACAGCTCGCGCAACGCCGCCGGGAACGCCTCGCCCGACACGAGCGCCTTCTTCAGGCTCCGCAGCGCGACGCC from Burkholderiales bacterium harbors:
- a CDS encoding AMP-binding protein: MTDHYDALETRDPEARERAILERLPKQVAHAKAHAPAFARRLADVDPAALTTRAALAKVPVTRKSELVELQKAARPFGGFAATGWGGGRAGVKRVFASPGPIYEPEGGAPDYWRLARAFHAAGFRAGDLLHNTFAYHLTPAGSMFETGAHALGCTVFPAGTGNTELQVQAMADLAPDGYGGTPSFLRILLEKADEAGVALRSLKKALVSGEAFPAALRELFAARGIAAYQCYATADLGSIAYESPAREGLIVDEGVLVEIVRPGTGDPVPDGEVGEVVVTELVNADYPMVRFGTGDLSAVLPGRSPCGRTNLRIRGWMGRADQTTKVKGMFVHPAQVDAIARRHSEILRARLVVDNPDAQDRMTLHVEVADHASSHAEAIVASIRDVTKLRGEVAFHPPGALANDGKVIEDRRKID
- a CDS encoding Crp/Fnr family transcriptional regulator, yielding MLASGVATPPTTPSHVPAPPIPQDPFAPLEEATLRAIAETGVVRTFPKNTVLIHEGDSGDALYIVLSGRVKVYASNAQGREFAIAFHGAGEYVGEMTLDGGVRSASVVTIEPTVCAVVHREQFREFILKNPDFALHLIEKLIMRVRQTTEDVKSLALTDVYGRLVRLLNALAVPTDDGRHVVPEKLTQQAIAERVGASRDMIGKLFKDLTAGGYLSIEDRTITIERKLPTGW